CATTTGTGTGGCGCCTCTTGTGTTGTCATTCCCCTTGTAGCACGCGCAAGTGAcgattctctgtcaaccaatcaacgtTCTGCAGAGTGTAGCTCCACCCTTTTGGTACGGTACTGTTGTGCTTGGTACCCCAACAAAAGGGTCCCAGAAAAGTGGTACGGTACGGTTCGGAATtagggtaccattcacaactttTGACAATGGAAACGGCAAAAATTGCGTACCGTaccgtaccgaaccgtaccgcTCAGTGGAAACGAGCCATAAATGAGGGGTGGGTGTGTGCAAAGTCAGTGTAGTTTCATTATCTGAGAATCAGATTAAGACTGTAGTAATTACCTAATTATTGTACCATTGTCACAGACATGTCAGGTTCCACCATCCACCAATCCCAGCGCACTCAATCCCCAGAGTACTAATCACCaccacctgcacatcatcagcACCGCAATCACCCGCACTACAAaagactcacactcacacacactcttcgtctggtctcgtttgcactTCACTTATCTGAAtccttaccttaaggactccagcAGTCTTACCTGTCTCCTGTGTTTCTCATGTGCAGTCccgtctgtgtgtgagtgttccctgTCTCCAATCTCCAGCGTCAGCTCTGTTCTCCAACCCTGCGATCACAAAAGGACAGTGTTACCTCTCTGCTTACTCATCACCATTCATCTCTATTCACTCACCTGCACTGCTGTTTGACTCTGTTGAGGTCAATAAACACCACTGTTTGTTTTACTCCTGCCTCCATGccttctgtactgtaacaaccatgtgttaatgtttaaaaataaataatttatttctttgcaGATTTGCAACCTATAAACACATGATGGCCTTCTGGGAACAGATTGAGCCACACAGGATGATTCGTGTCACCAGATCCAAACTCACCAGGGAGACTGGGTTATATGTGAAGACTCGGGCACTTCCTGCAATCGATGAATTCTTCCTCTTCATGATGCACCTTGCCTTGAGCCTCAAGCAGAAAGACCTGGCTCATCGCTTCTCCATGTCCATCAGACTACAGTGAGCCGCATCATAACCACTTGGGCAAACTTCCTCTATTTTCTTTTAGGTTCTGTGCAAATTTGGTTGCCGAAATGAGAGAGTATGAGCCTACCTGCCAGAGGAATTTGAGAATTTCCGAGACACCCAGGTTATCCTGGACTGTACCGAGCTCCGCTGCCAAACGCCTTCGTCTCTGCTATTACAGAGTGAGGTCTTTTCCAGCTACAAATCTCACTGCACTTTTAAGGCTTTGATAGGAATGGCACCTCATGGTGCAGTAACTTTTGTCTCTGGACTGTATGCGGGGTCAATCAGTGACCGGGAGCTGTTCAAGCAATCGGGTATCATCAATGTCCTTACTCCTGACATGGCCATAATGGTGAACGAGGGCTTCTTAATTGACAATCTGTGTTACGACCCCTGGCTCAAGGTAAGCAACAAAAACAaggagacacacacaaaccaaaTATTAAGCTCAAGAAGATGTTTATTTACTACTAAATTAAggtaacattaaataatgaaaagAAAACAATCAAAGGATGTCACAATGTTTCTGTGTCATCAGTAACGTCAATGTGTAAAGCAGAGTGCATGGTtggaaatgtaatgtaatgttgaGGCATAAATGCAGAAAACAAATTCAAACAAAACAGTCCAAAAGCCAAAGTTCCCAAAGCTCTCCTTGGCTCAACTGGAGATCTCTTTTTAAAGGAGTGCCTGAAGCACTGGTCACAGGTGAATCCAATAGATTGCTAATTTGTGGGAACAGGTACCAAGCAGCAATACCCGAGACCAACAGCAGAAGTCGTCACACCTGGTACCATGCAAAATCCACAGGCCTGCTTTTGTGACCAAGGGCACACAAATGTCTACTGGAGAGGTGAGACACACTCAGTCTGTTTCCAGGCTTCAGGGTGTGTGAAGGAACACAAGTTGTTTGACACAGTCATCCCCTTGTCCTATTACTTGTAGCATTAATTAACTGTTTGCAGTGTCATGTCAGAATGGGCTACTTGTCAAGGCATGGGCCCAGTGAGTCTACACAGTGTCATTCTTGTCTGTCTTTATTATTTGGCACATTGAATTGTAACATGTAAACTGTTTTAATATTAGGTAAATCAGACATTCAGGTACAAGAACTACTACATAAGATCGAAGGAATGATGATGGGAAATGGTGGGAGATTTATCATGGAACGAATGAAGATGAGCAACAACAAATTAATAGTCAGTTGTaggttgttttattgttatgttgTAAATTGACAATAATAGAAAGAAACATGGCAGTTTGTCACAATGACCTTAAGGGAAGAATCCACACAGTCTGTTTTAACAATGATTTGATCATTCTGTTGTAGTTTCAGGAGAAGATTCAGATTTTTCAAGCAGACACTAAGCAACCACCAAACTGTCCTGCCACTTATTGTGGCTGTAAGGAAACTACTTTGTTTCTCAGCACATAAAGATGAACTACTTATCGTGATTTCAATCTGCagtgatgtggtttctccactgcatggatcttcatgtgtatttTCAGCTgatttttaaaagagaaactctttccacactgatcacacgtgtatggcttctctctgctgtggatcctctcgtgtgttttcagatttgatgaatcactgaatctcttgttacactgtgaacacttgtaaggtttttctccagtgtggatcctttcatgtgttttcagagatgatgaatcactgaatctcttgtcacattgtgaacacttgtaaggtttttctccagtgtggatcttctcatgtgttttcatatATGATGACTGATtaaatctcttgtcacagtgtgaacacttgtaaggtttttctccagtgtggatcctttcatgtgtttttagagatgatgaatcactgaatctcttgtcacactgtgaacacttgtgaggtttttctccagtgtgaattctctggtgcacttttaaatactttaatgtagtaaaagtcttctcacactcaaaacacatgtactctctcacaccagtgtgtattttctcatgtttatttaaataatacagcagtgaaaaactctttccacacacagaacatgaatgtggcttctcctttgtatgaactgTCAGATGTTTCTTCAGGTTTGTTGCCCAGAGAAACGTTTTGCTGCATTCATGACATTCGAACTGCTTCTCTCTGGTGTGAACTGCACTGTGAATCTTAAGACTTTGTTTTGATgtaaaactcttcccacactgatcacatgtgaacggcttctctcctgtatgaattctcatgtgttcCTTAAGATTTCCTTTTTGTGTGCAGTTCTTCCCACaatgatcacatgtgaacggcttctctccggtgtggatcctcatgtgtgcTTTAAGGTTTGATGATTGACTGtagctcttcccacactgatcacatgtgaacggcttctctccagtatgaactctcatgtgaatctcAAGATGTTGTTTctttgagaaactctttccacactgagtgcaggttgtagatttcttgtctcttcttttctttagaaatgtctttttagtctttaaGTGACTCAAagatttttctccaggtttgtcataATGTTCCTCCTTttcactctcctccttcacttccatcagctctaaaatgaaagaaaaagttaattttcaGTATATTAATGTAATTCAAAATGAGGATTATGAAGTGAAAGAACTTAAAAGTGAACCTTCATGTACTGAAGTAGACAACTGCTATGAAATATACTGATCACTTTGAtgtctttttatatatttattatgtccctgaaacaattattatatttaaaacattattttgacaAATCAAAAGTTTCTGTAGTGAGAATTATTAAATATGTTGATGAATCACAATTATTGACATATTTTGACACCAACTTctatattttatgaaaaatacaaatttatcaATAactataaatcatattttgctTAAGTCAAGCTTAAAAAcctgtcagccattctggaaagtGAATTTACTTGATATAGTTTGGTGTTTTctgatattactgtttttttttttattttgaaacatgTCTCAAATTTTGGTTACATTGTTGCAAATTTTGAAccagatataaaataaatgtaaaataatatgtattctgacctgatgttgacaatcaatatgaacatttttcaaatctcactttACTGACCATTTGTTTAATATTAGATTAACTGCATATCTAGATATTGGTGTCacattgtgagaaataacagtAGTCTTTAATTAAAGCAGTTTGTAGGATTTTCTCATATATCCTGACTCCAATAATCAGTTTCTatcagcaaacactcagaataaagtgagatgtTCTGAatgttgatagtctgaggatcatcaatattaacagagaaactgctgaaaacactctttatttcatgtcaatagttcctgttttcacctcatttattatgctgatgtcttcagatctgctgtaaattgacacttaaagattatttcattgctgtcaacagactgagggGATTTGTGGACCTCaaatatacaattatttttgtctttgtgctTTTAACTGACTTTCTTACagttctttactacttttctagatATCTGTCAATATTTTAATGGAGAAACAGAATGAAGTTCTGAATTACCATAAGATGCTTTACGTTAGACAGGTATACATGCTTAATGCATTTAGTTTATGGGTGAAATGCAAAAAGGCTTAATATGgcacaaaaataattaattaaaaaagaaaaaaaaagtaatttgaaacattaaaagacatttattttagtGGGTTTTCTATGTAAAATCGCTTTTGTACATTTCATTTGATGCAGACACTACAGTTTGATATCTGGACTTTAACCCTATATAAACAAACTCattaactgattttttttttttttttttggcagataTGGGGTGTATTCCGGAAAGCAGGGTTAATTTACtgtcacatataccctgaactctcAGTTGATTAACCCAAACTTTGCTTAGTAAGTTCAGCCAACCCCGAGTATATTCCCGGTTAACACACTAGACCAGGGCTATTCAATTGGTGGCCCTCGTGCCACATGCGTCCCCGAAGCAACCACCAAGTGGCCCTGCGTAGTCtagcaacacacaaacaatgCAGAGCGTGCCGGTAGTAGCTTAGATTACTATCAATATGACTTTCTCAACAGTGAAGCCTAGATTACTATCAATATGACTTTCTCAACAGTGAAACGTAAAATTGCCAATGAAATACAGTGAAGGAGGGATAGGTggaattgcgctgaatgacacacaacagaagcggtctctctctcgcacacgatcagttctccttgcgaATGAACAGGCAAATACATGTGTACACAGATGTCTAAATATCCATCGTAAGGAGTATCTCacgtgaatacagtcggttacGGCTTAAgaggacgtaaacaggtgggcaATAACTGGATATGCGTCAgttacgtccatgcattcagcagcaaTATTAAATAGGCctgtatgtcattaatgttaatcaaa
Above is a genomic segment from Megalobrama amblycephala isolate DHTTF-2021 linkage group LG14, ASM1881202v1, whole genome shotgun sequence containing:
- the LOC125244926 gene encoding zinc finger protein 235-like, producing the protein MRVHTGEKPFTCDQCGKSYSQSSNLKAHMRIHTGEKPFTCDHCGKNCTQKGNLKEHMRIHTGEKPFTCDQCGKSFTSKQSLKIHSAVHTREKQFECHECSKTFLWATNLKKHLTVHTKEKPHSCSVCGKSFSLLYYLNKHEKIHTGVREYMCFECEKTFTTLKYLKVHQRIHTGEKPHKCSQCDKRFSDSSSLKTHERIHTGEKPYKCSHCDKRFNQSSYMKTHEKIHTGEKPYKCSQCDKRFSDSSSLKTHERIHTGEKPYKCSQCNKRFSDSSNLKTHERIHSREKPYTCDQCGKSFSFKNQLKIHMKIHAVEKPHHCRLKSR